The segment catatgtacaattatttatttttatttgttcaagcaattaatcgcttaaattgtaacgattaaacgatcgactgATATTCATTTGTGTACctattagatacatttaatacatacacaaactatatacatacatatatcaatacctacatatgtacatatatcaacacatttttacatcaaaatgtgcatcaatacatactttcatcaacggatacatacaacaatacatacatctcttccgttattcatttataatacttataatatgaataacacaaatatgtacaaacatattttttttttagtgcaaagcacacatattttcatttatgttctcttttatattttgcactacaacATATGCGTTTTAAACATTCTCTTTCTGGCCACCACGGGACTAAACATAACAAATAGCAGCAGCATGAAGTAAGTATTTTACTTTACAGTTTTAAtgattattcttaatttttcttatttttcatatCATTGCAGGAATCGAAGAGCTATGATTAGGCGTGTACAGGTATGATAAGAATTGATCCATTTCTCCGTTTTTCAtgtaattaattttgatttctcTTTCAGGAAAAACTTATGTGATTTGCAACTAATGCCGGCTAATTCATATCTGCTAAAGTGCTCGCTTTAGTTGCTGGCTTACATAAAAAATGAACCTTAATAGGGTGCCGCCacgcaaaatttttttattccagGGCTGCCATCGCAACAAAGTTTCTACAGCAACGATTTGACTAATTAAAAGATTACCTTTTGGCCAAATTAAAGTGCTCTCAAGAttctaatgaatttaaaaaatcattcgCATTATTTGTTCGTTCGTATTGGATAAACAGTCGTagatttgaaaaaagtttatagaaaaataccAATGGTggttaaataattcatttaaatttattaataatcaaACAAGTAAAACTGGACGCCCTCGTCAAGAATTTAATACATATTCGGAGCAAACCAAAAGATTAAAAACTAAAGGATTAAAAAACTAAGGTCAGTGGGAAATAAAGAAGgagcaaaaatatattaaaaaatatcgtgGATTATCCAATGGCCGTACGTTATGAAACAGCTCTTGCAGTGGGAAATAAAGAAGGtgcaaatatattaaaaaattttgtggaTTATCCAATGGCCGTACGTTATGAAACAGCTCttgcaaaagaaaattcattaatattttcagAAAAAGCATTGGGAATGGTCATTGATGGTCAGCTATCACGATTTAAGTACAATGTTGTAAGATCGAAAGCTccacaaacatataaatgtatacgacaagcaaaaaaatattgttatcctACAAATATTAATGTTACTGAAAGTTCTGCATTTGTACCGTTGCAAGATTTATTAAATCACACAACAAATAGACTTATTTTGTCAATTGGTGTAAAGAAGTTAATAAGCTTACAAAATAAAGAACTAGTATTGTTAACAAAATGGGGATTTGATGGCACCACTGGCCATACGCAATACAAACAAGGGTTTTTAGATAGAAATAATAGCGATTCTCATCTACTCATTACAATAATATTCCCCTTACAGCTTTCCTATAAAGATAACATAATATGGAAAAATACGAAACCATCATCTACTTGCTACTGCAGGCCCCTTAATATTCAATTgctcaatt is part of the Lucilia cuprina isolate Lc7/37 chromosome 3, ASM2204524v1, whole genome shotgun sequence genome and harbors:
- the LOC124418816 gene encoding uncharacterized protein LOC124418816 isoform X2 — translated: MNNTNMYKHIFFLVQSTHIFIYVLFYILHYNICVLNILFLATTGLNITNSSSMKNRRAMIRRVQEKLM
- the LOC124418816 gene encoding uncharacterized protein LOC124418816 isoform X1, whose product is MAVRYETALAVGNKEGANILKNFVDYPMAVRYETALAKENSLIFSEKALGMVIDGQLSRFKYNVVRSKAPQTYKCIRQAKKYCYPTNINVTESSAFVPLQDLLNHTTNRLILSIGVKKLISLQNKELVLLTKWGFDGTTGHTQYKQGFLDRNNSDSHLLITIIFPLQLSYKDNIIWKNTKPSSTCYCRPLNIQLLNSQSML